A single region of the Bacteroides luhongzhouii genome encodes:
- a CDS encoding DUF4221 family protein, protein MSYLKILFLMLCMTFVSCTGQRTEKKDDNNDKVTIEVEEIKFPPQDILQLKSYYLSSSVHVDSTDYLIGYNYRSHSLDCMNLQSKSVTQIILPGDGPDAIVRLSGIYVQSLDSIWISDESERAFLIDSVGMIKRTIDLKKYLEEQEQLLINTNYAMFTSHLFYNTSRHSLMFLAKNTASDTFVVKEIFTDKDKAITTYQLSSSKIVPDMSKGYAYINFPNVNFVGENIVYNYPVESSIYTLNIKTNERKYILADSRYTSNIIEKCTTTGDYATLEKHWLENPHFYDVMYLPKYKMYVRLHADKVDFDEKKGMEKLINERDLYLMLFDEYMEKIGEVKLSNCRYSPFTGWSAAYGGIAFFVDNILDNKNNTDDLTIDMIFPE, encoded by the coding sequence ATGTCATATTTAAAAATTCTTTTTCTGATGTTGTGTATGACTTTTGTATCATGCACAGGACAAAGAACAGAGAAAAAGGATGATAATAATGATAAAGTTACAATAGAAGTGGAGGAAATTAAATTTCCTCCACAAGATATTTTGCAATTAAAATCATATTATCTGTCTTCGTCTGTTCACGTTGATTCAACGGACTACTTGATTGGTTATAATTATCGATCACATTCTTTAGACTGCATGAATTTGCAATCTAAATCAGTAACTCAGATTATATTGCCAGGAGATGGTCCTGATGCTATTGTTCGTCTGTCAGGAATATATGTACAATCGTTAGATTCTATATGGATATCTGATGAGTCAGAACGTGCTTTCTTGATTGATAGTGTGGGAATGATAAAAAGAACCATTGATTTGAAGAAATATTTGGAGGAACAAGAACAGTTGTTGATAAATACCAATTATGCAATGTTCACTTCCCATTTGTTTTATAATACCTCTCGGCATTCACTAATGTTTTTGGCAAAAAACACAGCTTCTGACACTTTTGTTGTAAAAGAAATTTTTACAGATAAAGACAAGGCAATAACAACTTATCAATTATCGTCATCTAAGATCGTTCCTGATATGAGTAAAGGATATGCATATATTAATTTCCCCAATGTTAATTTTGTCGGTGAAAATATAGTATATAATTATCCTGTCGAATCTTCTATTTATACATTGAACATAAAAACAAACGAACGGAAATACATACTGGCAGACAGCCGTTATACTTCCAATATAATTGAGAAATGTACGACTACCGGAGACTATGCCACTTTGGAAAAACATTGGCTCGAAAACCCTCATTTTTATGACGTCATGTATTTGCCTAAATATAAAATGTACGTTCGTCTACATGCTGACAAAGTTGATTTCGATGAGAAGAAAGGAATGGAAAAACTTATCAATGAACGTGATTTATATTTGATGCTATTTGATGAATATATGGAAAAAATCGGTGAAGTGAAATTATCGAATTGTAGATATAGCCCTTTTACTGGTTGGAGTGCAGCCTATGGTGGTATAGCTTTTTTTGTTGATAATATTTTAGATAATAAGAATAATACTGATGATTTAACCATAGATATGATTTTTCCAGAATAA
- a CDS encoding NVEALA domain-containing protein translates to MKRKLLSMVVVAVVTIVAGYNVYISQNESKLSDLALANVEAFAWGGETGGPYYLRPCPTHAGAECGSTVYDSDSRCAHLTYC, encoded by the coding sequence ATGAAAAGGAAATTATTAAGTATGGTAGTTGTAGCTGTAGTTACAATAGTGGCGGGATACAATGTTTATATATCACAGAATGAATCAAAATTGTCAGATTTGGCTTTGGCTAATGTAGAAGCTTTTGCATGGGGAGGAGAAACTGGGGGGCCATATTATTTGCGTCCATGTCCTACTCATGCAGGTGCAGAGTGTGGTTCTACGGTATATGATAGTGATAGTAGATGTGCACATTTAACTTATTGTTAA
- a CDS encoding BF3164 family lipoprotein, which produces MILLKIDIDMIDTKNKMPLLGGILILLLLSCRSSNQETIRVENIICQPIIYEDNYIIGGPREMALSDSILAVMDAKSDSMLLFFNVKSRKYLGKAGIRGQGPSEFTVLSSLESHSGSSFSFYDINKKTFYYTNSITGDGVRFIPTFRVDSGLPLEVHPMANGKFIAPGIYEKYRYCVLDSGGQVHNTFGEWPYRDEDEKKVSGIVRSQAYMFGIAASPSKTKFIASLLSADILSFYQLENDSVHLLKETILTYPDYEYRNSPTVYSGVSKDSPINYLCATCSENYVYVLYSGKNFRQDALASFSGNMIYVYTWSGNKIAMLKSDKILGKICLAEDGKTMYAIAYDLDPVLVQFPLPQWQ; this is translated from the coding sequence ATGATTCTTTTAAAAATTGATATAGATATGATAGATACAAAGAATAAAATGCCACTATTAGGCGGGATATTGATACTTCTTCTATTATCTTGTCGTTCAAGTAACCAAGAAACTATTCGGGTGGAAAATATCATCTGCCAGCCTATTATTTATGAAGATAATTATATAATAGGAGGTCCTAGAGAGATGGCATTATCAGATTCAATTTTGGCGGTTATGGATGCTAAGTCCGACTCCATGTTGCTCTTTTTTAATGTAAAATCCAGAAAATATTTGGGAAAGGCCGGTATACGTGGGCAGGGACCTTCTGAATTTACTGTACTTTCTTCTTTAGAATCACACAGTGGAAGTTCTTTTTCATTTTACGATATAAATAAAAAAACGTTTTATTATACTAATTCAATAACGGGTGATGGTGTACGATTTATCCCCACTTTTCGTGTTGATAGTGGATTACCACTTGAGGTTCATCCTATGGCTAACGGAAAGTTTATAGCTCCTGGTATTTATGAAAAATATAGGTATTGTGTGCTGGATTCAGGTGGACAGGTACATAATACATTTGGAGAATGGCCTTACAGGGATGAGGATGAAAAGAAAGTGTCTGGTATTGTTCGTTCACAGGCTTATATGTTTGGTATAGCGGCTTCTCCTTCTAAAACGAAATTTATCGCTTCTCTTTTGTCAGCGGATATATTGTCTTTCTATCAATTAGAAAACGATTCGGTGCATTTGCTAAAAGAGACTATTCTCACTTATCCAGACTATGAGTATAGAAATAGTCCGACAGTTTATTCAGGGGTTTCGAAGGATTCACCAATAAATTATTTATGTGCTACTTGTTCGGAAAACTATGTATATGTACTGTATTCTGGAAAAAACTTTCGTCAAGATGCTTTGGCTTCATTTTCGGGAAATATGATATATGTGTACACGTGGAGTGGTAATAAAATAGCGATGCTCAAGAGTGATAAAATATTAGGGAAAATATGTTTGGCAGAAGACGGAAAAACAATGTATGCTATTGCTTACGATTTAGATCCGGTTCTTGTGCAGTTTCCATTGCCACAATGGCAATAA
- a CDS encoding NVEALA domain-containing protein codes for MKKKLMGIVAIVTIATVAGYNVCTSQNNMKLSDLTLANMEALAASPEVDIPYICVGETKACYDSYYHEVFEGYRWR; via the coding sequence ATGAAAAAGAAACTAATGGGTATTGTAGCTATTGTTACTATTGCCACTGTTGCGGGATATAATGTATGTACTTCACAAAATAATATGAAGTTATCGGACTTAACTTTGGCCAACATGGAAGCATTGGCTGCCAGTCCAGAAGTTGATATTCCATATATTTGTGTAGGTGAAACGAAGGCTTGCTACGATTCCTATTATCATGAAGTATTTGAGGGATATAGATGGAGGTAG
- a CDS encoding BF3164 family lipoprotein, translating to MNISKSYIVLLLTVLLVSASCSYSEKNVSKYQDATSINYEDFAFNQKLSGTVFLSDKEVLKPMRIYVCDTLLITMNPKEKKIFHLFSLKDKRKIGERISLGQGPNEMIRPSIIKFDSEYILIFDVATFTLFTYSTRDFLENENTVPLEMKRLELQIYGEIGILADFFIGSTYNVENQLIKFDKDGNKIDEFGRYPAGTDLSYTDDEKMEAFKSSFVTNMKDRIAVCYKWTDLIEIYDQNEQLKKRIHGPEHSYARFKEFHNGNSIIAAPDKDNKDAYFFPYNVGDEFWVLFNGKVWNPGATEIELPNRILVYDWNGIPQRIYSLDQGIINFAVDTVHKRIYGISSSPEFHVMEFLYK from the coding sequence ATGAATATCTCAAAGTCTTATATAGTACTTTTATTAACAGTATTATTAGTATCTGCTTCATGTTCTTACAGTGAAAAGAATGTGAGTAAATATCAGGATGCAACTTCTATTAATTATGAGGATTTCGCATTTAATCAGAAATTGTCTGGAACAGTATTTCTATCTGACAAGGAAGTTCTGAAACCTATGCGTATATATGTTTGTGATACTCTCCTGATAACAATGAATCCAAAGGAGAAAAAAATATTTCATCTTTTTAGTTTGAAGGATAAAAGAAAAATAGGTGAACGGATTTCATTAGGACAAGGACCAAATGAGATGATTCGTCCTTCCATTATAAAGTTTGATTCGGAATATATTCTAATATTTGATGTTGCTACTTTTACATTGTTTACGTATAGTACAAGAGATTTCCTTGAAAATGAAAATACAGTTCCTCTAGAAATGAAAAGATTGGAACTACAGATATATGGTGAAATAGGTATACTTGCCGATTTCTTTATAGGATCGACTTATAATGTTGAAAATCAATTAATAAAATTTGATAAAGATGGAAATAAGATAGATGAATTCGGACGCTATCCAGCTGGAACAGATCTATCATATACAGATGATGAAAAAATGGAAGCTTTTAAATCATCTTTTGTGACTAATATGAAAGATAGAATTGCGGTTTGTTATAAGTGGACAGATTTGATTGAAATATATGATCAAAATGAGCAATTGAAAAAACGTATTCATGGACCTGAACATTCATATGCACGTTTCAAAGAATTTCATAATGGTAATTCCATTATAGCTGCTCCTGATAAGGATAATAAAGATGCATATTTTTTTCCATACAATGTCGGAGATGAATTCTGGGTGTTATTCAATGGGAAGGTTTGGAATCCTGGTGCTACAGAAATAGAACTGCCAAATCGTATATTAGTTTATGATTGGAATGGGATTCCCCAAAGGATATATTCTTTGGATCAGGGAATAATAAATTTTGCTGTTGATACGGTACACAAAAGGATATATGGCATTAGTAGTTCGCCAGAATTTCATGTGATGGAATTTTTATATAAATAA
- a CDS encoding BF3164 family lipoprotein, whose product MKNVLIVLLLVVFIAIGSCTQQEESVDRVVFSRETFGSHIYLNNPYEIVIDSLLNPANFIVMNDSVLVVGNQDNCEYLLEIYSLNTRQFLARFVAKGSGPNEMSTCAVNIHSNTSTEFYLQDINTQLYYTVNLDSILKNNRLQILSKFKYSSEILSTADLCLLDSNHYIGYNMWYLDSKEYDNHISSPLHIYMKNEESKKGINDFEYFVASINGAHFFKNPLTNDIWAADMHSDVIRIYDDSLIQIRSLEGPDNLKPQYTQKQSNAPINFIAFANDLDYRTYSDYFITDKHIYLVYEGNKHSDLKNLNPVEILKLDFDGNFICNYKLDRYVYSISIDKSEKFLYCASRKSVMEPPVILKYMLK is encoded by the coding sequence ATGAAAAATGTATTAATAGTGTTATTATTGGTAGTCTTTATTGCCATCGGTAGTTGTACGCAACAAGAAGAGTCGGTTGATAGAGTTGTTTTTTCTCGTGAAACTTTCGGAAGTCATATTTATTTAAATAATCCATATGAGATAGTTATTGATAGTCTCTTAAATCCTGCTAACTTTATAGTGATGAATGATAGCGTTTTGGTGGTTGGAAATCAAGATAATTGTGAATATTTGCTGGAAATCTATTCATTAAATACCCGACAATTTTTAGCACGTTTTGTTGCTAAAGGAAGTGGACCGAATGAAATGTCTACTTGTGCTGTTAATATCCATTCAAATACTAGTACAGAATTTTATCTTCAAGATATAAATACACAACTATATTATACGGTAAATTTAGATTCTATTCTAAAAAATAATAGATTACAGATACTATCTAAATTTAAATATTCTTCGGAAATTTTGAGTACTGCGGATTTATGTTTGCTTGATAGCAATCATTATATAGGCTATAATATGTGGTATTTAGATAGTAAAGAATATGATAATCATATTTCATCTCCTCTACATATTTATATGAAAAATGAAGAATCCAAGAAAGGAATAAATGATTTTGAATATTTTGTAGCTTCTATCAATGGTGCTCATTTCTTTAAAAATCCGTTAACTAATGACATATGGGCTGCCGATATGCATAGTGATGTTATTCGTATTTATGATGATTCTTTGATTCAAATTCGTTCATTAGAAGGTCCTGATAATTTGAAACCACAATATACTCAAAAACAATCAAATGCTCCAATTAATTTTATAGCATTTGCCAATGACCTTGATTATAGAACTTATAGTGACTATTTTATAACAGATAAACATATTTATTTGGTATATGAGGGCAATAAACATAGTGATCTTAAGAATCTTAATCCTGTTGAGATTCTTAAATTAGATTTTGACGGTAACTTTATCTGTAATTATAAATTGGATAGATATGTATATTCTATATCTATAGATAAATCAGAGAAATTTCTTTATTGTGCTTCACGTAAATCTGTAATGGAGCCTCCTGTTATTTTAAAATATATGTTGAAATAA
- a CDS encoding BF3164 family lipoprotein, with translation MFLGDTVLRNNVIFLFLFFVFLSCSTKYKEYGGNVSFYSEFPQKKELKGEVIELDTALLRYPFRIRIKGDKAIVMDLHGLDHYGHLFQYPSFQYLSSFGKRGDSPTEMLSMENFRLQDRGVWALDANKSELTRLDFSSSGDSLLRDEAVTLDEDILRPLDFAIYNDSMFIIPDYSGENRLCRVGRNGRLIDKIGIIPTIDEKALKNARPALAQAWRSFLDYNPNNGILAAVTQLGEVLEVYSLKDSTHVVRIGEHGEPEFKISDGYGIPTGVMGFSDVQVTDSAIYAVFHGTSFKEIARQSGRLPDGGKYIYVFSLKGEPLCRYVLDHYIYGIWVDEATKTIIATDVNNDQPILKFDFG, from the coding sequence ATGTTTTTGGGGGATACAGTCTTGAGGAATAATGTAATCTTCTTGTTTCTTTTCTTTGTTTTTCTGTCTTGCAGTACAAAGTATAAGGAATATGGAGGAAATGTATCTTTTTATTCAGAGTTTCCACAAAAAAAAGAACTAAAAGGAGAAGTAATAGAGCTTGATACGGCTTTATTACGCTATCCGTTTAGGATACGAATCAAAGGAGATAAAGCCATTGTAATGGATTTACATGGTCTTGATCATTATGGACATTTATTCCAATATCCGAGTTTTCAGTATTTATCTTCTTTTGGCAAGCGTGGTGATTCACCTACAGAAATGTTATCAATGGAGAATTTTCGTTTGCAGGATCGTGGAGTTTGGGCATTGGATGCCAATAAAAGTGAATTAACTAGGTTAGACTTTTCTTCATCCGGTGATTCACTGCTTCGTGACGAAGCGGTAACATTGGATGAAGATATACTTCGACCACTTGATTTTGCTATATATAATGATTCAATGTTTATTATTCCTGATTATTCCGGTGAAAATCGTTTATGTCGAGTTGGTCGTAATGGGAGGCTTATAGATAAGATAGGGATTATTCCGACTATTGATGAAAAAGCATTGAAAAATGCTCGTCCGGCATTGGCTCAAGCGTGGAGGAGTTTCCTAGACTACAATCCTAATAACGGAATATTGGCGGCAGTCACTCAATTGGGAGAGGTCCTTGAGGTTTATAGTTTGAAAGATAGTACTCATGTTGTTCGTATAGGTGAGCATGGTGAACCTGAATTCAAAATATCAGATGGATATGGTATACCAACAGGTGTTATGGGATTTAGTGATGTACAAGTAACAGATAGTGCCATTTATGCAGTATTTCATGGAACGTCTTTTAAGGAGATAGCAAGACAAAGTGGAAGGCTTCCTGATGGAGGAAAGTATATTTATGTATTCAGTTTGAAAGGAGAACCGTTATGTAGATATGTGCTCGACCATTATATATATGGTATTTGGGTGGATGAAGCTACGAAAACGATAATAGCGACAGATGTAAATAATGATCAGCCAATACTGAAATTTGATTTTGGCTAA
- a CDS encoding NVEALA domain-containing protein, with protein sequence MKKLVTIFFVCIVAIVAVKNLGIHDKQVSSLLLYNVEALAAGESVGSGKCIGVGSVDCPVSHIKVEYVFGGYSLEE encoded by the coding sequence ATGAAAAAATTAGTAACTATTTTCTTTGTATGTATTGTAGCGATCGTTGCTGTTAAAAATTTAGGTATTCATGATAAGCAAGTAAGTTCATTGCTTTTATATAATGTAGAAGCTTTAGCTGCTGGTGAAAGTGTGGGTAGTGGGAAATGTATAGGCGTAGGTTCTGTAGATTGCCCTGTATCTCATATTAAAGTTGAATATGTTTTTGGGGGATACAGTCTTGAGGAATAA
- a CDS encoding winged helix-turn-helix domain-containing protein, with the protein MRTKNIILLVAIACIGGVAFFFACKYIYEFKLSALKEKAKKAFIEVVDQEVKSRDLQVPFSFYSDSKFLNVADVPDSVFLEDEFGKHYYRLDLQKHYMNITDNTNVRAMHSFTFGKKPLLPDSLNVIWKEYLSKSHIFNKSALCISTTDEQGNTNSLNTVQSEWANPSTLMFTIYLGYACEIEVKGYLYYTVWSLIHMEITLFLLLCIISVYMTYKICIVTLKKVSAMRQKEIVEIPIVKLVKEINGTPIRSYVLHDNIIFYAEQQKIEKNGYTKKVSAQSSHLLELFLQRKEEGYILSDDDIMKRLWPDGSGDIYRIHKAITRLRSIIYDFDTSIEIKRGVETYQLLL; encoded by the coding sequence ATGAGAACTAAAAATATTATTCTGTTAGTTGCTATTGCTTGTATTGGTGGAGTTGCATTCTTTTTTGCCTGCAAGTATATTTATGAATTTAAGTTATCTGCCCTTAAAGAGAAGGCGAAAAAAGCTTTTATTGAGGTAGTTGATCAGGAAGTGAAAAGTAGAGATTTACAAGTTCCTTTTTCTTTTTATTCAGACTCTAAGTTTTTGAATGTCGCAGATGTGCCAGATTCTGTCTTTTTGGAAGATGAGTTCGGTAAACATTATTATCGTTTGGATCTTCAAAAACATTATATGAATATAACTGATAATACCAACGTACGTGCCATGCATAGTTTTACGTTTGGAAAGAAGCCTCTTTTGCCTGATTCATTAAACGTGATCTGGAAAGAATATTTGTCGAAATCACATATCTTTAATAAGTCTGCTTTATGTATATCAACCACTGATGAACAAGGTAATACTAATTCTTTGAATACAGTTCAGAGTGAATGGGCTAATCCTTCAACCTTAATGTTTACGATTTATCTAGGTTATGCTTGTGAAATAGAAGTGAAGGGATATCTCTATTATACAGTATGGAGTCTGATCCATATGGAGATTACACTATTTTTGTTGTTATGTATTATAAGTGTTTATATGACCTATAAGATTTGCATAGTGACTTTAAAGAAAGTTTCAGCAATGCGACAAAAAGAAATTGTAGAAATACCAATTGTAAAGCTGGTAAAGGAAATCAATGGGACTCCTATACGCTCTTACGTTTTGCATGATAATATAATATTTTATGCTGAACAACAAAAGATAGAGAAAAATGGATATACCAAAAAAGTTTCGGCTCAATCTAGCCATTTGTTAGAGCTTTTTTTGCAAAGGAAGGAAGAAGGATATATTTTAAGTGATGATGATATAATGAAAAGATTGTGGCCAGATGGAAGCGGTGATATTTATAGAATTCATAAAGCTATAACTCGTTTACGTTCCATTATTTATGATTTTGATACTTCGATAGAAATAAAAAGAGGTGTAGAAACTTATCAATTGCTTCTTTGA
- a CDS encoding Rpn family recombination-promoting nuclease/putative transposase, with protein MKKENEKGDELMPSNYIRFDWAMKRLLRNKANFAVLEGFLTTLLNEKIIIRKLLESESNQEDEFDKYNRVDMLAENSKGELILIEVQNNNEYAYFQRMLFGTSKLVTEYINRGEGYDKVRKVYSVNIVYFSLGSGKDTVYHGKTEFRGIHQGDMLELTPFQKQTFKVDTVSQLYPEYYILKVNDFNQVAKSPLEEWIYYLNTGDIPDSATAPGLTEARERLKLDKMTKAELDAYYRHLDNIVILKDNIFTERAEGRAEGRAEGRVEGRVEGRVEGRVEGINEGRLKEKREAASNMKSLNIPLDVISQVTGLSIEEIKAL; from the coding sequence ATGAAAAAAGAAAACGAGAAAGGAGACGAACTTATGCCGAGTAATTATATTCGTTTCGATTGGGCTATGAAGCGTTTATTGCGTAATAAAGCCAATTTTGCAGTTCTTGAAGGCTTCCTGACTACTCTTCTCAATGAAAAGATAATCATTCGGAAGCTTTTGGAGAGTGAAAGCAATCAAGAAGATGAGTTTGATAAGTATAATCGTGTTGATATGCTTGCGGAGAACTCGAAAGGTGAACTTATTCTGATTGAAGTTCAGAATAACAATGAGTATGCTTATTTTCAACGTATGCTGTTTGGTACTTCAAAATTAGTAACCGAGTATATTAATCGTGGAGAAGGTTATGATAAGGTACGTAAAGTATATAGTGTCAATATTGTCTATTTTTCTTTGGGTAGTGGTAAAGATACCGTATATCACGGTAAAACAGAATTCCGGGGAATTCATCAAGGAGATATGCTTGAGTTGACTCCTTTTCAAAAACAAACTTTTAAAGTGGATACAGTAAGTCAACTTTATCCTGAATACTATATTTTGAAGGTCAATGATTTTAATCAGGTAGCTAAAAGTCCGTTGGAAGAATGGATCTATTATTTGAATACAGGTGATATTCCTGATAGTGCGACTGCTCCAGGTTTAACAGAAGCCCGTGAACGACTAAAACTTGACAAGATGACTAAAGCAGAGCTTGATGCTTACTATCGCCATTTGGATAATATTGTAATATTAAAAGATAATATATTCACTGAACGTGCAGAAGGACGTGCAGAAGGGCGTGCAGAAGGGCGTGTAGAAGGACGTGTAGAGGGTCGTGTAGAGGGTCGTGTGGAAGGTATTAATGAAGGTCGTCTGAAAGAGAAAAGGGAAGCTGCAAGCAATATGAAGTCTCTGAATATTCCTCTTGATGTTATTTCGCAAGTCACAGGCTTGTCCATAGAAGAAATAAAGGCGTTGTAA
- a CDS encoding P-loop ATPase, Sll1717 family, producing MKKVKELFFGFNDAENFKRKEYKGLFSKFFTRTTNLTEMLLPHKYFLIGDKGTGKTALAVFLSNTHYKSHKSNLVYIRETEYQKFVSMKKERHLTLSDYQNIWNVILLLLIAKQIDNGENNSVLFSKFSKFKPLKDTIEEFYQKAFSPEIIYALNFVEDSKRAAELLNEYFTLSGESYKSESFSESRFQINLLYIQKKFESAISSLKLENDHIIFIDGIDIRPRNIEYEEYLECIKGLANAMWTINNDFLSNIKDSKGRIKIAILIRPDIFASLGLQNQNNKIKDNGVLLDWKTTYPKYRDSEIFKMIENILNSQQDEEKELGECWDYYFPYRTTSRKKEEDSFVSFLRFSMFKPRDIISMLNILQENFIREDKRKWPIFCESDFTHSDFRRKYGDYLLGEVKDYLSFYHSDQDYELFLKFFEYLDGKLIFDYNEYIQAYENFADYVERNNIEVPIFFESSDKFLQFIFQLNIICYIDKTIENEDMYHWCFRERSYANLNPKIKYGVTYKLHYGFNKVFNVGKPVQRRAITIRKTKD from the coding sequence ATGAAAAAAGTAAAAGAATTATTTTTCGGTTTTAATGATGCTGAAAATTTTAAGAGAAAAGAATATAAAGGTTTATTTTCCAAGTTTTTTACTAGAACAACAAATTTAACAGAAATGTTGTTGCCTCATAAATATTTCTTAATTGGAGATAAAGGAACAGGTAAAACCGCACTTGCTGTATTTTTATCAAACACCCATTACAAATCTCATAAAAGTAATTTAGTATATATAAGAGAAACTGAGTACCAGAAATTTGTTAGTATGAAAAAAGAAAGACACTTAACTCTTTCAGATTATCAAAATATATGGAATGTAATATTACTATTGCTAATAGCAAAGCAAATAGATAACGGAGAAAATAACTCAGTATTATTCTCTAAATTTTCCAAATTTAAGCCACTAAAAGATACTATAGAGGAATTTTATCAAAAAGCGTTTAGTCCTGAAATAATTTATGCATTAAATTTTGTGGAGGATTCAAAAAGAGCCGCAGAATTATTGAACGAATATTTTACTTTGAGTGGAGAGAGTTATAAATCTGAATCTTTTTCAGAATCAAGATTTCAAATAAATCTTCTTTACATACAGAAAAAATTTGAGTCTGCAATTAGCTCATTAAAGCTGGAAAATGATCATATAATTTTTATAGATGGAATTGATATTAGACCTAGAAATATTGAATATGAAGAATATTTAGAATGTATTAAAGGATTAGCCAATGCCATGTGGACTATTAATAATGATTTTTTATCAAATATAAAAGACTCAAAAGGGCGAATTAAAATTGCAATTTTAATAAGACCAGATATTTTCGCATCTTTAGGTTTGCAAAATCAAAATAATAAAATAAAAGACAATGGGGTGCTTTTGGATTGGAAAACAACTTACCCTAAATATCGGGATTCTGAAATATTTAAAATGATAGAAAATATTTTAAATTCACAGCAGGATGAGGAAAAAGAGTTAGGAGAATGCTGGGATTATTATTTCCCTTACCGTACTACATCAAGAAAAAAAGAAGAAGATTCTTTTGTCTCTTTTTTGAGATTCTCAATGTTTAAACCACGTGACATTATTTCAATGTTAAATATTCTCCAAGAAAATTTCATACGAGAAGATAAACGAAAATGGCCAATTTTCTGTGAATCAGATTTTACCCATTCTGATTTTCGCCGTAAATACGGTGACTATTTACTTGGAGAAGTAAAGGATTATTTGTCTTTTTATCATTCAGATCAAGATTATGAACTGTTTTTAAAATTCTTTGAATATCTTGATGGAAAATTGATTTTTGACTATAATGAATATATTCAAGCTTATGAGAATTTTGCCGACTATGTAGAGCGAAATAATATAGAAGTCCCTATATTTTTTGAATCAAGCGACAAATTCCTTCAATTTATATTTCAGTTAAATATAATTTGCTATATAGATAAAACTATTGAAAATGAAGATATGTATCATTGGTGTTTTCGAGAACGTTCTTATGCGAATTTAAATCCAAAGATAAAATATGGTGTCACTTATAAATTACATTATGGATTCAATAAAGTTTTTAACGTTGGTAAACCTGTGCAAAGAAGGGCTATTACAATAAGAAAAACAAAAGATTGA
- a CDS encoding glycine zipper family protein, whose amino-acid sequence MKKQLTVILLSALLLSGCASGRMGNPGAIMAGASIGGSLGGSIGGLIGDNNHGWRGGYRGSAIGNIVGTIAGAAIGNALTAPRQEQIEEDAYVPEVREVRVQKYKKQPQVQPPISQLKLRKIRFIDDNRSHVIDAGENSKIIFEIMNEGRKPVYNVVPVVETVEKVKHLGISPSVMIEEILPGEGIRYTASIHAGERLKDGEVTFRVAVADENGVICDSQEFTLPTQRRN is encoded by the coding sequence ATGAAGAAACAACTAACAGTAATTTTGCTTTCCGCTTTGCTTTTGAGTGGATGTGCGTCGGGGCGTATGGGAAATCCGGGAGCTATCATGGCAGGTGCTTCTATCGGAGGTAGTCTGGGAGGTTCGATAGGCGGACTTATCGGAGATAATAATCATGGCTGGAGGGGCGGTTATCGTGGCTCTGCTATTGGAAATATTGTAGGAACCATTGCCGGTGCGGCTATTGGAAATGCGTTGACGGCACCGAGACAAGAACAGATAGAAGAGGATGCGTATGTTCCTGAAGTACGGGAAGTACGTGTGCAAAAGTATAAGAAGCAGCCGCAAGTGCAGCCGCCTATTTCTCAACTGAAGTTGCGCAAGATCCGTTTCATTGATGATAATCGTAGCCATGTGATTGATGCGGGAGAAAATAGCAAGATCATTTTTGAGATTATGAATGAAGGAAGAAAGCCTGTCTATAATGTGGTTCCTGTGGTGGAAACGGTAGAAAAGGTGAAGCATCTCGGCATCTCTCCTTCGGTGATGATAGAGGAAATTCTTCCGGGTGAGGGTATCCGTTATACGGCTTCGATCCATGCCGGCGAAAGGTTGAAAGACGGTGAAGTGACATTCCGTGTCGCAGTGGCGGACGAGAATGGAGTGATTTGTGATTCGCAGGAATTTACCCTGCCTACACAGCGCAGAAACTAG